From the Saccharobesus litoralis genome, one window contains:
- a CDS encoding cobaltochelatase subunit CobN, translating to MKPITKLISLLLVVFGFCLPLQAEPQEQSIKPQVLLLGSSHAAKAKSDLLANLAQGKNFDLKITTTAKLSEDELKAVWKNSALVMMDGINPALTQFMFAKYTPWLQQMPNVPVISLGDLNNQSLNQGLSKEHHQAIGAYFNNAGRQNYASLMDYIANRFIEFNPSVAIAKPFIVPNVGLYHPNYDGQVTKDESAFYQFLQASEAQPKIAIAMHRSIVDYEQQQIVDAMIKGLEDKGAKAFGFFFEGEDEDLTYPELLLGDNNQARVDLLINYRALHYVEKRRKEFTQIGVPVLHAMNYTEGSEADFKADNAGISPSLTPFFLVMPEDTGSADPTIIAASPKQGANAGNKVVIPYQMQALVERAYNHARLAHIDNSQKKVATFIWNYPPGEKNVGAAFLDVPSSIEQIATAMTEQGYKIAFPETESKGELKDWLIESAGLLLRPYYRNEDAEGLVAKGLADYLPLSTYLAWFNQLPEEVRTPIVERWGAPEQSSMLRKATINGQQVDAYVIPRLDLGNMIVMPQGLRGENAEESASLYHDTKEPANHTYLAIYLYAREQFGANAFIHLGTHGSQEWLSGKERGLSVYDAPNLVIGNLPVFYPYIIDNVGEAMQAKRRGRATMISHLTPGFAKAGLYADVAVLNEKLANYMILEAGQTKANTEKEIIKLAIELDMLKDLSANSGAMLSEDELKANFADYVATLQDHLNGLAAMSQPLGVHTFGVLPEDAHLYTTMLQMLGEEYVTRAAIYEKDQGLALEQPNNNSLERQSKEEGSPEPIGEADEDMQRLGVAELASLEGFQLLKASVNGEELKDLTPELEADLKQAQEYWDNFQAISEIENLLSALEGNYIPVSHGGDPIRNPNAAPTGRNLIGFNPAKVPTKEAYEAGVTLMNQTIDAYVAKHGRYPEKLAFSLWSLETMRHQGALEAQILHALGLKPKWDRQGNVSGTEVIEYKDLGRPRIDVVISATGLYRDAFPNVMLWLADAIDKVAKMKEENNFVYRNANQLKQTLLAEGKTEQDADYLSSVRIFSNETGNYGTGLASASLASGTWQDDSKLADLYTRRMGFAFGKDESRWSENVGGSDGNSDLYSKVLSGTEGVIFSRSTNLYAMMTNDDPFQYFGGIGLAVRNLDGKTPEMYVSNLRKKDQVKSQTLAQFVNQELRSRYFHPRWIKAMQDSGYAGATAILDRVNNLWGWEVMTPESIRDDQWQEFFEIYVDDKYQMDMREFFESNNAESLAQIIERMLEAERKDYWQTDEATIKKLVETYAELAVEFDVATNNDKFNEYMDQKLTGFGYQPLSEQLAALEPVPAMPASNSSAEMEQVQGQKLEKQSQQDVEIDNSFLYKSLLIMFLIMLVGAVYQARMGRVSGKNTNKVIQLAQQKLDKAA from the coding sequence ATGAAACCAATAACCAAATTAATTTCATTGCTGCTTGTTGTGTTTGGCTTTTGTTTGCCATTACAGGCAGAGCCGCAAGAACAATCCATTAAACCTCAAGTGCTTTTACTGGGCTCTTCGCATGCAGCTAAAGCCAAAAGTGACTTACTGGCGAACCTTGCTCAAGGTAAAAACTTTGATTTAAAAATTACTACCACAGCCAAACTATCAGAAGACGAGTTAAAGGCTGTTTGGAAAAACTCGGCGTTAGTCATGATGGATGGTATTAACCCTGCCCTAACCCAGTTTATGTTTGCCAAATACACGCCTTGGTTACAGCAAATGCCTAACGTACCAGTCATTTCGTTAGGTGATTTAAATAACCAATCTTTAAATCAAGGTTTATCTAAGGAACATCATCAAGCGATTGGCGCTTATTTTAACAATGCGGGTCGGCAAAACTACGCTAGTTTGATGGATTACATCGCTAATCGTTTTATTGAATTTAATCCTAGTGTTGCAATAGCCAAGCCGTTTATCGTGCCTAATGTGGGTTTGTATCATCCGAACTATGACGGTCAAGTGACTAAAGACGAAAGCGCGTTTTATCAATTTTTACAGGCAAGCGAAGCTCAACCTAAGATTGCTATCGCGATGCACCGCAGTATCGTTGATTATGAGCAACAACAAATTGTCGATGCCATGATCAAAGGCTTGGAAGACAAAGGCGCAAAAGCCTTTGGTTTCTTCTTTGAAGGCGAAGATGAAGACTTAACCTACCCTGAGTTATTACTGGGCGACAATAACCAAGCACGTGTCGATTTATTGATTAACTATCGTGCTCTGCACTATGTCGAAAAACGCCGTAAAGAATTTACCCAAATTGGCGTGCCTGTTTTACATGCGATGAACTACACCGAAGGTAGTGAAGCGGACTTTAAAGCGGATAACGCCGGTATTTCACCTTCATTAACCCCATTCTTCTTAGTGATGCCAGAAGACACAGGCAGTGCCGATCCAACCATTATCGCCGCTAGCCCTAAACAAGGTGCTAATGCCGGTAATAAAGTCGTTATTCCTTATCAAATGCAAGCCTTAGTCGAGCGTGCTTATAACCATGCGCGTTTAGCTCATATAGATAACAGCCAGAAAAAAGTCGCGACCTTTATTTGGAACTACCCTCCGGGTGAGAAAAACGTCGGTGCGGCGTTTTTAGATGTACCAAGCTCTATTGAACAAATTGCTACAGCGATGACGGAACAGGGTTATAAGATTGCTTTCCCTGAAACAGAGAGCAAGGGCGAACTTAAAGACTGGTTAATTGAGTCGGCAGGCTTATTACTGCGCCCTTATTATCGTAATGAAGATGCTGAAGGTTTGGTTGCTAAAGGCCTAGCCGATTATTTACCGCTAAGTACTTATTTGGCTTGGTTTAATCAATTACCAGAAGAGGTTCGCACACCCATTGTTGAACGTTGGGGCGCGCCAGAGCAAAGCTCAATGCTGCGTAAGGCTACCATCAATGGTCAACAAGTTGATGCTTATGTGATCCCGCGGTTGGATTTAGGCAATATGATAGTTATGCCGCAAGGTTTACGTGGCGAAAATGCCGAAGAAAGCGCCTCGCTTTATCACGATACTAAAGAGCCTGCCAATCACACTTACTTAGCTATTTACCTTTATGCGCGTGAGCAATTTGGGGCCAATGCTTTTATCCATTTAGGCACGCATGGTTCACAAGAGTGGTTATCAGGTAAAGAGCGTGGATTATCGGTATATGACGCACCTAACCTAGTGATAGGCAACTTACCGGTATTCTATCCATATATTATCGATAACGTTGGTGAAGCCATGCAGGCTAAGCGCCGTGGTCGCGCAACAATGATCAGTCACTTAACCCCAGGTTTTGCTAAAGCAGGCCTATATGCAGATGTTGCCGTGCTAAATGAAAAATTAGCCAACTATATGATTTTAGAAGCGGGGCAAACTAAGGCCAATACCGAAAAAGAGATCATTAAGTTAGCCATTGAGTTGGATATGCTCAAGGATCTTTCAGCTAACTCGGGCGCTATGCTCAGTGAAGACGAGCTAAAAGCTAACTTTGCAGACTATGTGGCTACTTTGCAAGATCACTTAAATGGTTTGGCGGCGATGAGTCAGCCGTTAGGTGTACATACCTTTGGTGTATTACCAGAAGACGCGCATCTATATACCACCATGTTGCAAATGCTAGGTGAAGAATATGTCACTCGCGCCGCAATTTACGAGAAAGACCAGGGTCTAGCGTTAGAGCAACCTAATAACAACAGCCTTGAGCGCCAAAGTAAAGAAGAAGGCAGCCCTGAGCCTATCGGCGAAGCCGATGAAGATATGCAGCGTTTAGGTGTTGCTGAACTGGCCAGCCTAGAAGGTTTTCAATTATTAAAAGCCAGTGTAAATGGCGAGGAACTTAAAGATTTAACCCCAGAGCTAGAAGCCGATCTCAAACAAGCGCAAGAATATTGGGATAACTTCCAAGCGATTAGTGAGATTGAAAATCTACTATCTGCACTTGAAGGTAACTATATTCCGGTAAGCCATGGTGGTGATCCTATCCGTAACCCTAATGCCGCCCCTACCGGACGTAACTTGATTGGTTTTAATCCTGCCAAAGTCCCCACTAAAGAAGCGTATGAGGCGGGTGTCACCTTAATGAATCAAACCATAGATGCTTATGTTGCTAAACACGGTCGTTACCCAGAAAAACTGGCGTTCTCGTTATGGTCGCTAGAAACCATGCGTCATCAAGGGGCACTAGAAGCGCAGATCCTGCATGCATTAGGTTTAAAACCAAAATGGGATCGTCAGGGTAACGTGTCAGGTACTGAGGTTATTGAATACAAAGACTTAGGCCGTCCACGTATCGATGTGGTGATCTCGGCGACTGGTTTATATCGTGATGCTTTTCCTAACGTCATGCTGTGGCTAGCAGATGCGATTGATAAAGTCGCGAAAATGAAGGAAGAGAATAACTTTGTTTATCGCAATGCCAATCAGTTAAAGCAAACTTTATTGGCTGAAGGTAAAACCGAACAAGACGCTGACTACTTATCTTCGGTGCGTATTTTCTCTAACGAAACGGGCAATTACGGTACTGGTTTAGCCAGTGCGAGTTTAGCGTCTGGCACTTGGCAAGACGACAGCAAGTTAGCTGATTTATATACCCGCCGTATGGGCTTTGCCTTTGGTAAAGACGAATCACGTTGGAGCGAGAATGTGGGCGGCTCTGATGGTAATAGTGATCTATACAGTAAAGTCTTATCGGGTACTGAAGGGGTAATCTTCTCTCGTTCAACCAATCTATACGCCATGATGACCAACGATGACCCATTCCAATATTTTGGTGGCATCGGCTTAGCGGTACGTAACTTAGATGGCAAAACGCCAGAGATGTACGTATCTAACTTGCGTAAAAAAGACCAAGTTAAAAGCCAAACCTTAGCGCAATTTGTTAACCAAGAGCTGCGTTCGCGTTACTTCCACCCTCGCTGGATCAAAGCCATGCAGGACTCGGGTTACGCAGGCGCTACGGCTATTTTAGATCGCGTTAACAACCTTTGGGGTTGGGAGGTGATGACACCAGAGTCGATCCGTGATGATCAATGGCAAGAGTTCTTCGAGATCTATGTTGATGATAAATATCAAATGGATATGCGTGAGTTTTTTGAAAGCAATAACGCTGAAAGTTTAGCGCAAATTATCGAGCGTATGTTAGAAGCCGAGCGTAAAGATTATTGGCAAACCGACGAAGCCACGATCAAAAAGCTGGTCGAAACCTATGCTGAGCTAGCGGTTGAATTTGATGTTGCTACTAATAACGATAAGTTCAACGAGTATATGGATCAAAAACTGACTGGTTTTGGTTATCAACCTCTTTCGGAACAACTCGCCGCGTTAGAACCAGTACCAGCGATGCCTGCTAGCAATAGTTCAGCAGAGATGGAACAAGTACAAGGTCAAAAGCTCGAGAAGCAAAGCCAACAAGATGTAGAGATAGATAACTCATTCTTGTACAAGTCACTGCTTATCATGTTTTTGATTATGTTAGTTGGCGCGGTATATCAAGCCCGCATGGGGCGCGTCAGTGGCAAGAACACCAATAAGGTGATCCAGCTAGCACAACAGAAATTAGATAAAGCCGCTTAG
- a CDS encoding cobaltochelatase subunit CobN produces the protein MKIISRISLLLMAVCCWQLQAQSADKNAANAAIDILFVSGQHSNQAKVGLLKKAAADNGNATWHITQKSAKALSDLAVAEKLFAQQDLVIFDAASARFAKRSFEAFLPSIAKVAGQTQTKFIALNWLQNKAAQQGLSETQQNALQTYWKNAGRANLSNMLNFVVFDVLQRKNSNNIALVKPIIFPNKGIYHPQQPNLMSESLADYQAWSPSNAKQLKVALLMQRALIETEQTTVIDETIARLEAKGAYVVPFFFELSPRSGDYSHLLQSTLADGSKKTEVDLIINFRNIHWANKRKAEFEQFGVPVVQASPYYDGDQKAWEESAEGFSSAMMAFLLVLPESAGVIDPLIVSARNQQTQEVEVIDYQLDFLIERALNYAKLGKKPNAEKKLTTLFWGDEAMGASFLNVPDSLRTISHRLNAEGYNIEKRDAQFFIDNVDPILNPFYRDFELEALIKDDLAELMPVAEYKQWLATVPQDIVNSINEHWGQPEDNFMVTFRDGQHYFIIPRIRNGNMLIMRQPPRGDNPDKEQGLYHDTSIPMNHYYLAAYYYARVYWQSDAFIHLGTHGTHEYLPGKDRGLSRYDGANLSTGTTPVMYPYIVDDVGEAMQAKRRGNAVTVGHMTPPFAAAGLQGVTADMHELVDQYRHIDTGGVKEKTKQQIIDYCFAENLCDDLNYELAQNNADFDLFLQELHDYLEELAASNQPLGLHSFGELAEQRLIISTLGQMLGNDFLRTASEFEQEHYQHEDGHEHHDHHDHSDHQEHEEGHHKHDNWHGENHDVHEELVANHQGEHSDNHDDEHKDGQDKPKSHDDINDGLMHIVNEDLEHTAGFKTLRDYVVKNGDINDLTDELQPFVELAKTYYAGITGIKELDSLVAGLNGKFISVKNGGDPVRNPESLPTGFNLIGFNPSRLPTKAAYEQGSELAEEVIANYYKKHGEYPDKLAFSLWSVEAMRHYGVLESQALRAMGIRPKWSPDGRVVGTEIIPYQELNRPRVDVVLSATGLYRDAFPNVIEMLAKTIKELSELKEQGNSIWQNSLKVQQQLQDEGVAEDEAVYLSSVRIFSNSFGDYGSGVDDPIMASDTWQTDKKIADNYLATMGKHFGVDKSRWGQEIDNLYAKQLSGTDVAIFSRSSNLYGMITSDDPFEYFGSLALAVRNIDGKSPEMMISNLRNTKRAKMELAADMMSKELRTRNFHKRWIAEMQKEGYSGALTMAGALNNFWGWQVVDPNVVRNDQWDEFADIYVNDKLEMGLDEWFEDVNPKALTRMMERMLEAERKEYWDTDPERLKQIVEKYIEMIEKYDIIVMNDAVKEYANELAEGFGLQPSSLEKIANAKTMEEMAAQKLKQVAEMQAQAAAAKQSQVEGQKLEKQTQEQQSEQDYFIWKALAGFLFIMLIGGIYQTRVSRRSAKQLNKVIQLADKKLDKVT, from the coding sequence ATGAAAATAATCTCTCGGATCAGTTTATTGTTGATGGCTGTTTGCTGTTGGCAACTCCAAGCGCAAAGTGCGGATAAGAACGCCGCCAATGCGGCAATTGATATATTGTTTGTTAGTGGCCAGCATTCCAATCAGGCTAAAGTTGGATTATTGAAAAAGGCTGCGGCGGATAATGGCAATGCCACTTGGCATATCACGCAGAAAAGCGCTAAAGCCCTATCCGATCTCGCAGTCGCGGAAAAATTGTTCGCCCAGCAAGATCTGGTTATTTTTGACGCAGCATCTGCGCGTTTTGCTAAGCGTTCGTTTGAGGCTTTTTTACCTTCGATTGCTAAGGTTGCAGGGCAAACTCAGACTAAATTTATCGCGTTAAACTGGCTGCAAAACAAAGCAGCACAACAAGGCTTAAGCGAAACCCAACAAAATGCGCTGCAAACTTATTGGAAAAACGCGGGTCGAGCTAATTTAAGCAATATGCTTAACTTTGTTGTTTTTGATGTATTGCAACGTAAAAACAGCAATAACATAGCGCTAGTAAAGCCGATCATCTTTCCTAACAAGGGTATTTACCATCCACAGCAACCTAATTTAATGAGTGAGTCTTTAGCGGACTATCAAGCTTGGTCTCCCTCAAACGCTAAGCAGTTAAAAGTTGCATTGCTAATGCAACGCGCCTTAATTGAGACCGAACAGACAACGGTTATTGATGAAACGATAGCTAGGCTAGAAGCAAAAGGCGCTTATGTCGTGCCATTCTTTTTTGAATTAAGTCCGCGTAGTGGTGATTACTCGCATTTATTGCAATCTACACTGGCTGATGGCAGCAAAAAAACTGAAGTCGATTTAATCATTAATTTTCGCAATATTCACTGGGCAAACAAACGTAAAGCTGAGTTCGAGCAATTTGGCGTACCTGTTGTGCAAGCGTCACCTTACTACGATGGTGATCAAAAAGCTTGGGAAGAAAGTGCGGAAGGTTTTTCGTCAGCTATGATGGCGTTTTTATTGGTCTTACCTGAATCTGCTGGGGTAATTGATCCATTAATCGTGTCAGCGAGAAATCAGCAAACTCAAGAAGTAGAAGTTATCGACTATCAGTTAGACTTTTTAATTGAACGCGCGCTTAACTATGCCAAATTGGGTAAAAAGCCCAACGCTGAGAAAAAACTCACCACTCTGTTTTGGGGCGATGAGGCGATGGGCGCTTCTTTTCTTAATGTTCCGGACAGCTTACGCACTATCAGCCATAGGTTAAATGCCGAAGGTTATAATATTGAAAAGCGCGATGCGCAGTTCTTTATTGATAATGTTGATCCTATTCTCAATCCTTTTTACCGAGACTTTGAACTAGAAGCCTTAATTAAGGACGACTTAGCTGAATTAATGCCTGTAGCCGAATACAAGCAATGGTTAGCTACCGTACCGCAAGATATTGTGAATAGTATTAACGAACATTGGGGACAGCCAGAAGATAACTTTATGGTGACTTTCCGTGATGGTCAGCACTATTTCATTATTCCGCGTATTCGCAATGGCAATATGCTAATCATGCGCCAACCGCCACGAGGTGACAATCCAGATAAAGAACAAGGTTTGTATCACGACACATCAATACCGATGAACCATTACTATCTCGCTGCCTATTATTATGCACGCGTGTACTGGCAGTCGGATGCTTTTATTCATTTAGGTACGCATGGTACCCATGAATATTTACCGGGTAAAGACCGTGGCCTGTCGCGTTACGACGGTGCTAACTTATCAACCGGTACTACGCCTGTTATGTATCCGTATATTGTTGATGATGTGGGTGAAGCCATGCAAGCTAAGCGTCGCGGCAATGCCGTTACGGTTGGCCATATGACCCCGCCTTTTGCCGCAGCAGGCTTGCAAGGTGTTACCGCTGATATGCACGAGTTAGTCGACCAATATCGTCATATCGATACCGGTGGTGTTAAAGAAAAAACCAAACAGCAAATCATTGATTACTGTTTTGCTGAAAATTTATGTGATGATTTAAATTACGAGCTAGCCCAGAACAATGCGGACTTTGACTTGTTCTTACAGGAATTACACGATTATTTAGAAGAGCTAGCCGCTTCTAATCAACCACTTGGTTTGCACAGCTTTGGCGAGTTAGCAGAACAACGTTTAATTATTTCTACTTTAGGACAAATGCTTGGCAACGACTTTTTACGCACCGCTTCTGAGTTTGAACAAGAGCATTATCAACATGAAGACGGTCATGAACATCACGATCATCATGATCATAGCGATCATCAGGAGCACGAAGAGGGACACCATAAGCATGATAATTGGCATGGTGAAAATCACGACGTTCATGAAGAGCTCGTTGCGAACCATCAAGGTGAGCATTCTGACAATCACGATGACGAGCACAAAGACGGTCAAGATAAACCGAAAAGTCACGATGATATTAACGACGGCTTAATGCATATTGTTAATGAAGACTTAGAACACACAGCCGGCTTTAAAACGTTACGTGATTACGTAGTTAAAAACGGTGATATAAACGATTTAACTGATGAGTTGCAGCCTTTTGTTGAGTTAGCCAAAACTTATTACGCTGGCATCACGGGTATTAAAGAGCTAGATAGCTTAGTTGCTGGGTTAAACGGTAAATTTATTTCCGTTAAAAACGGCGGTGATCCGGTACGTAATCCTGAATCTTTGCCAACCGGTTTTAACTTAATCGGTTTCAATCCATCTCGACTACCGACTAAAGCGGCTTATGAGCAAGGTTCAGAGTTGGCCGAAGAAGTGATCGCCAACTACTACAAAAAACATGGTGAATACCCGGACAAACTGGCTTTTTCATTATGGTCGGTAGAAGCCATGCGTCATTACGGTGTTCTCGAATCACAAGCATTACGTGCCATGGGCATTCGTCCTAAATGGAGCCCTGACGGTCGTGTTGTTGGAACAGAGATAATCCCTTATCAAGAGCTAAATCGACCGCGTGTAGATGTTGTGTTGTCTGCTACGGGGTTATATCGGGATGCTTTTCCTAATGTCATTGAAATGCTGGCTAAGACGATTAAAGAATTGTCTGAACTAAAAGAGCAAGGCAACTCAATTTGGCAGAACAGCCTAAAAGTTCAACAGCAATTACAAGATGAAGGTGTAGCAGAAGACGAAGCGGTTTACTTATCAAGTGTGCGTATTTTCTCTAATTCATTTGGCGATTACGGCTCGGGTGTTGATGACCCTATTATGGCGAGTGACACATGGCAAACCGATAAAAAAATTGCCGACAATTACTTAGCGACTATGGGTAAACACTTCGGGGTAGATAAATCTCGTTGGGGGCAAGAAATCGATAATCTTTACGCCAAACAATTATCCGGAACTGATGTCGCGATATTTTCCCGTTCTTCAAATTTATACGGCATGATCACATCAGATGATCCGTTCGAATATTTCGGTTCACTGGCGCTAGCTGTGCGTAATATAGACGGTAAGAGCCCTGAAATGATGATCAGTAATCTACGCAATACCAAACGCGCCAAAATGGAGTTAGCCGCAGATATGATGTCTAAAGAGCTACGTACCCGTAACTTCCATAAACGTTGGATCGCTGAAATGCAAAAAGAAGGTTACAGCGGCGCGTTAACCATGGCTGGCGCGTTAAACAATTTTTGGGGATGGCAGGTCGTTGACCCTAATGTTGTGCGTAATGACCAATGGGATGAATTTGCTGATATTTATGTTAATGACAAACTGGAAATGGGCTTAGACGAATGGTTTGAAGACGTAAACCCTAAGGCGCTCACTCGAATGATGGAACGTATGTTAGAAGCCGAGCGTAAAGAATATTGGGACACGGATCCTGAGCGCTTAAAGCAGATTGTCGAAAAATACATTGAGATGATCGAAAAATACGACATCATTGTGATGAACGATGCGGTTAAAGAGTATGCCAACGAATTAGCCGAAGGTTTTGGTTTGCAACCTTCTTCTCTTGAAAAGATAGCAAACGCCAAGACAATGGAAGAGATGGCAGCACAAAAACTTAAGCAAGTAGCAGAGATGCAAGCTCAAGCAGCCGCCGCTAAACAATCACAAGTTGAAGGTCAAAAACTTGAGAAACAAACTCAGGAGCAGCAAAGCGAACAAGATTACTTTATCTGGAAAGCGCTAGCTGGCTTCCTGTTTATCATGTTAATTGGTGGTATTTACCAAACACGAGTTAGCCGCCGTTCAGCTAAGCAGTTAAATAAAGTGATTCAGTTAGCTGACAAAAAACTAGATAAAGTAACTTAG
- a CDS encoding AraC family transcriptional regulator, producing MGNTFEQLFTHAAGQGLLENNSTQNRSFGLYYDDPETVATDKLRSKAGLTVDRAVQAPLETETLPPQKYVSIEFKGPYSELETAYHWLYHQWLPEKQLELADAPVVEEYLNNPRELPPSEWLTRINIPIAS from the coding sequence ATCGGTAATACTTTTGAGCAGCTGTTTACGCATGCAGCAGGGCAGGGTCTACTCGAAAACAATAGTACACAAAATCGTTCATTTGGCCTGTACTACGATGATCCCGAAACGGTTGCTACCGATAAGCTACGTTCGAAAGCCGGCTTAACTGTCGATCGCGCCGTACAAGCACCTCTTGAAACAGAAACCCTACCGCCACAGAAATATGTCTCGATTGAATTTAAAGGCCCATACAGCGAGCTTGAAACCGCCTACCACTGGCTTTATCACCAATGGCTACCAGAGAAGCAATTAGAACTAGCTGATGCGCCAGTGGTAGAAGAGTATTTAAATAATCCAAGAGAACTACCGCCATCGGAATGGTTAACTCGTATTAATATTCCGATTGCCAGTTAA
- a CDS encoding helix-turn-helix domain-containing protein, which translates to MIAKRYQYSGATAFIRAFQQQYSLTPEAYRQAKPRLTALQKPQFLAKEYTTMFDVTFTQLEEITLAYLPHQGDLYPSYLKIPVSELSQGFQYKACC; encoded by the coding sequence TTGATTGCTAAGCGTTATCAATATTCAGGTGCTACCGCGTTTATTCGCGCTTTTCAGCAACAATATTCACTAACACCTGAAGCATACCGCCAAGCTAAACCTCGCTTAACGGCTTTACAAAAACCTCAATTTTTAGCCAAGGAATATACCACCATGTTTGATGTAACGTTTACCCAACTAGAAGAAATCACCTTAGCCTATTTACCCCACCAAGGTGATTTATACCCAAGCTACTTGAAGATACCTGTTTCAGAGCTATCTCAGGGCTTTCAATACAAGGCGTGTTGTTGA
- a CDS encoding AraC family transcriptional regulator, with product MKKAKTRVNYQNRLSRVVDYIWQNLTQPLDINQLADIACFSPYHFHRLYRGMLGETVKRRDPMSICSIM from the coding sequence ATGAAAAAAGCAAAAACTCGGGTTAATTATCAAAATAGGTTAAGTAGGGTAGTCGACTATATTTGGCAAAATCTTACCCAGCCGTTAGATATAAATCAGTTAGCGGATATCGCTTGTTTTTCACCTTATCACTTCCATCGTTTATATCGTGGCATGTTAGGTGAAACCGTCAAGCGTCGAGACCCCATGAGCATATGCTCAATTATGTGA
- a CDS encoding response regulator, which yields MEKQDLSHYPALNVLIIDDHTLVHSTIKRTLFDLGITNTFCASNAFYALRLCEEYKFHIVICSFNVNSDKDGFHLLEELKFKGYVSKRTVLIFLSADTEEALVNSVAELQPDDFWAKPLNHHQIETRLAYTLDIKKTLYNVYQAVDDKEYSKVVYFVERHLLNNKLKKYFPHLLRMKGEALLALREFEDAEAFYRELLETNKQSWVHLGFVRALIKQDKIEEIEDLLLTLQERIDTRFATYDLLAQYHIEHQAYEQAYDEIKKASALSPRNIERHKKLWDLARLTQDFEGQFVATRNMAKYAKNSIHESPEMYLHVIRSGIDFASTLSDGQSTKVIQQVEKSITDLEKSGFELKSIKEQMQVIQARLHNVKEQRRLAERLVDTHVSLQVNPSLEDNLDKVKVFHELGRREEAMILLDAVQNQVTSDCLTGQVVSKYVEHEVEQRGEVHFTAKQLNNMAFQFFQRNRFDSALKSLSQALQITPKSARVMLSMLKVLVAINRQEGLDVEQKQLAEELVEILSQAELNEKQQQSYQALADELVVKLGVKA from the coding sequence ATGGAAAAACAAGATTTAAGCCATTACCCTGCCCTTAATGTGTTGATAATAGATGATCACACGCTGGTGCATAGCACCATAAAGCGAACCTTGTTTGACTTGGGGATCACCAATACTTTTTGTGCTTCTAATGCATTTTATGCGCTGCGACTTTGTGAAGAATATAAGTTCCATATCGTGATTTGCTCATTTAATGTCAATAGCGATAAAGACGGCTTTCATTTACTTGAAGAGTTAAAGTTTAAAGGTTATGTCAGCAAACGAACCGTTTTAATTTTTTTAAGTGCTGATACTGAAGAGGCGTTAGTGAATAGCGTGGCTGAATTACAGCCTGATGATTTTTGGGCTAAGCCACTTAACCACCATCAAATTGAAACGCGTTTAGCCTATACCTTAGATATTAAAAAAACCTTATATAACGTTTATCAAGCAGTCGATGACAAGGAATACAGCAAAGTTGTTTATTTTGTTGAACGGCATTTGCTCAATAATAAATTAAAAAAATATTTTCCTCATTTGTTACGCATGAAAGGCGAAGCGTTATTAGCTTTGCGAGAATTTGAAGATGCCGAGGCTTTTTACCGAGAATTGTTAGAAACGAATAAGCAATCTTGGGTGCATTTAGGCTTTGTTCGCGCGTTAATCAAGCAAGACAAAATAGAAGAAATTGAAGATCTGTTATTAACCTTACAAGAGCGAATCGATACTCGCTTTGCGACTTATGATCTGCTAGCGCAATATCATATCGAACACCAAGCATATGAGCAGGCTTATGACGAAATAAAAAAAGCCTCTGCCTTATCCCCGCGTAACATTGAACGCCATAAAAAATTATGGGATCTGGCGCGTTTAACGCAAGATTTTGAAGGGCAGTTTGTTGCGACCCGTAATATGGCTAAGTACGCGAAAAACTCCATTCATGAATCGCCAGAAATGTATTTGCATGTTATTCGATCAGGCATTGATTTTGCGTCAACCTTAAGCGATGGTCAGTCAACTAAGGTGATCCAGCAAGTTGAAAAATCGATCACCGATCTTGAAAAAAGTGGTTTTGAATTAAAAAGTATCAAAGAACAAATGCAAGTGATTCAAGCACGTTTGCATAATGTAAAAGAGCAACGTCGCTTAGCAGAGCGCTTAGTAGATACGCATGTCAGCTTACAAGTTAACCCTTCGTTAGAAGATAACTTAGATAAAGTAAAAGTTTTTCACGAATTAGGCCGCCGTGAAGAAGCCATGATTTTGCTGGATGCGGTGCAAAATCAAGTCACTTCTGATTGTTTAACCGGTCAAGTTGTCAGCAAATACGTTGAGCATGAAGTTGAGCAACGGGGCGAAGTGCATTTTACTGCGAAGCAGCTTAATAATATGGCGTTTCAGTTTTTCCAGCGTAACCGCTTTGACTCTGCATTAAAGTCGTTAAGTCAGGCGTTACAAATTACCCCAAAAAGTGCGCGCGTGATGCTGAGTATGCTGAAAGTACTAGTGGCAATTAATCGTCAAGAAGGGTTGGATGTTGAACAAAAGCAGCTAGCAGAAGAATTAGTTGAGATCCTAAGCCAAGCAGAGTTGAACGAAAAGCAACAGCAATCTTACCAAGCTTTGGCTGACGAGTTAGTTGTTAAACTTGGGGTTAAAGCCTAA